The following proteins come from a genomic window of Pseudomonas hygromyciniae:
- a CDS encoding response regulator: MSTARILIVEDEANIRRFVRIALQDEGFQVFEADSVKRALIHAASRQPDLVIVDLGLPDSDGKQLISELRGWLAVPILVLSARDREEEKVAALDAGADDYLTKPFGVPELLARIRAQLRRHGHTGTVVATSKVAFGEIAVDLATHQVWRSGQPVHLTPIEYRLLCAMIRGQNRVLTHRQLLLEVWGLDYVDRAHYLRVHMAHLRQKLEVDPTQPQYFITELQVGYRLVGL, translated from the coding sequence ATGAGCACTGCACGCATTCTGATCGTTGAAGACGAGGCCAATATCCGCCGCTTTGTGCGTATTGCCCTACAAGATGAAGGCTTCCAGGTATTCGAGGCCGACAGCGTCAAGCGTGCGCTGATTCATGCCGCCAGCCGTCAGCCGGACCTGGTGATTGTCGACCTCGGCTTGCCGGACAGCGATGGCAAGCAACTGATCAGCGAACTGCGCGGCTGGCTGGCGGTGCCGATCCTGGTGCTGTCGGCGCGAGACCGTGAAGAAGAAAAAGTCGCCGCCCTGGACGCAGGTGCCGATGACTACCTGACCAAGCCGTTTGGCGTGCCCGAGTTGCTCGCACGCATCCGCGCCCAACTGCGCCGGCATGGGCACACCGGCACCGTAGTGGCGACCAGTAAGGTGGCGTTTGGCGAGATTGCCGTCGACCTGGCAACCCATCAAGTGTGGCGCTCAGGTCAACCGGTGCACTTGACGCCCATCGAGTACCGCTTGCTCTGCGCGATGATTCGCGGCCAGAACCGGGTACTGACGCACCGGCAACTGCTGCTGGAAGTGTGGGGCCTGGATTACGTCGACCGCGCCCATTATCTACGGGTGCATATGGCGCACTTGCGGCAAAAACTGGAGGTGGACCCCACGCAGCCGCAGTACTTCATTACCGAATTGCAGGTGGGTTACCGGCTGGTGGGTTTGTAG
- a CDS encoding sigma-70 family RNA polymerase sigma factor: protein MSVGEPPFQREITQLYSEHHGWLLTWLRRKLGCRQNAADLAQDTFTRLLNTRESVATIREPRAYLSTTARRLIIDQARRKQIEQAYLQELALTVDALEGFQSPEQINTTLEALEQIAFILEGMHEYSRQAFVLYYLEELTQQQIARQLKLSERTVRKYLIQALVHCGHSMDT, encoded by the coding sequence ATGTCTGTGGGTGAACCGCCATTCCAAAGGGAAATAACCCAGCTCTACAGCGAACATCATGGCTGGCTACTCACCTGGCTGCGGCGCAAGCTGGGCTGCCGGCAAAACGCTGCCGACCTGGCGCAGGACACATTCACGCGCCTCCTCAACACCCGTGAATCCGTGGCGACGATCCGCGAACCCAGGGCCTACTTGAGCACCACCGCGCGGCGGCTGATCATCGACCAGGCCCGGCGCAAACAGATTGAACAGGCCTATCTGCAAGAACTGGCGCTGACGGTGGACGCGCTTGAGGGGTTCCAGTCGCCGGAGCAGATCAACACGACCCTTGAAGCCCTGGAACAGATCGCGTTTATTCTCGAAGGCATGCATGAGTATTCGCGCCAGGCCTTTGTCCTCTATTACCTCGAAGAACTGACCCAACAGCAGATCGCCCGGCAACTCAAGCTCTCGGAGCGCACGGTACGCAAATATCTGATCCAGGCCCTGGTGCATTGCGGCCATAGTATGGACACCTGA
- a CDS encoding FecR family protein: MPDAQQIEEQAAEWMLRLHEGELSQAQRLAFERWKQQGPHYAAAAARMEAVIARMQALRGEKSPARAALNAAFANKPSRRSKSAVRSLLLACSLAVPAAALLVSPYPQRWMADVQNGPGQWQTLRLADGSALSLNGISAANLHFDATQRRIELLQGEILVEVAHDQARPFIVQTAQGSMRALGTRFVVKREGDSTVLSMLESRVAAHSADARQRLEVAAGSQALISTNSVRLTGSIDPAGINEAWRRHQLVVENRPLPEVLDEIARHRAGRLQFDRAALQSLRVSAVIPLDDSDHALQLLAQTLPITVQTYTPWLVIVNPANTANK, translated from the coding sequence ATGCCCGACGCCCAACAGATCGAAGAACAAGCCGCCGAGTGGATGCTGCGTCTGCATGAAGGTGAGCTGAGCCAAGCCCAGCGCCTGGCGTTCGAGCGTTGGAAACAACAAGGCCCGCACTACGCCGCAGCCGCCGCACGCATGGAAGCGGTGATTGCGCGGATGCAGGCATTGCGCGGGGAAAAGTCCCCGGCACGGGCGGCGCTGAATGCGGCGTTCGCCAATAAGCCATCGCGCCGCAGCAAAAGCGCAGTGCGCAGCCTGTTGCTGGCATGCAGCCTGGCGGTACCGGCGGCAGCGCTGCTGGTCAGTCCGTATCCGCAGCGCTGGATGGCCGATGTGCAAAACGGCCCCGGCCAGTGGCAGACCCTGCGCCTGGCCGACGGCTCGGCATTGAGCCTCAATGGCATCAGTGCGGCCAACCTGCATTTCGACGCCACGCAACGGCGCATCGAACTGCTGCAAGGCGAAATCCTGGTGGAAGTGGCCCACGATCAGGCACGACCGTTTATCGTACAGACCGCCCAAGGCAGCATGCGCGCGCTGGGCACGCGGTTTGTGGTCAAGCGCGAAGGCGATAGCACCGTGCTGAGCATGCTCGAATCGCGCGTGGCAGCCCACAGCGCCGATGCGCGGCAGAGACTGGAAGTCGCCGCTGGCTCCCAGGCCCTGATCAGTACCAACAGCGTCCGCCTGACCGGTAGCATTGACCCAGCGGGCATCAATGAAGCCTGGCGCCGCCATCAACTGGTGGTGGAAAACCGGCCATTGCCCGAGGTGCTGGATGAAATCGCCCGGCATCGCGCGGGCCGCCTGCAGTTTGACCGTGCCGCCTTGCAAAGCCTGCGGGTGTCGGCCGTGATCCCTCTGGACGACAGCGACCATGCCCTGCAACTGCTGGCGCAAACCCTACCGATAACGGTGCAAACCTATACCCCTTGGCTGGTCATCGTGAACCCGGCCAACACCGCCAATAAATAA
- a CDS encoding TonB-dependent siderophore receptor: MHTPSYPRGRFGLLRSAPFSLAMLAATVGALHINLAQADTPSTAAQAYNIPAGPLGNSLNRFAQQAGVAIVFQSRELEGLKGPGLQGNYGIQDGFDRLLQGSGYIAVKGNQVYALQPTPAASDGTMELGPTQVTGNQLGNVTEDSGSYTPGSIATATRLVLTPKETPQSVSVVTRQHMDDFGLNNVDDVMRHTPGITVSAFDSERSNYYARGFSINNFQYDGIPSTARNVAYSAGNTLSDMAIYDRVEVLKGATGLLTGAGSLGATINLVRKKPTADFQGHATLGAGSWDNYRSELDVSGPLTESGNVRGRAVAAYQDKHSFMDHYSRKSPTYYGIMEFDLSPDTLLTVGGDYQDTLPKGSSWSGSFPLINSKGERNKVKRSFNNAAEWSSWEQYTRTVFAMLEHDLGDGWVTKLQLDHKINGYHALMGSIQGDQPQPDGTAQLTSGKYTGETVSDSADLYVSGPFSLGGREHELVLGGSISASQWKGKGYWNLSPNIVDFNHWHGHATLPDWGNAQSLTDDTVRQTGAYVTTRLNLADDLKLLLGGRVVNYQVTGYNPNYRESGRFVPYVGAVYDLNDTYSVYASYTDIFMPQENYNRDRDNKLLEPDEGQNWELGVKADFLDGRVNASAAYFEIHESNRALSDDEYNNQTPIPSNYAYKSSKAVTKGYEVEMSGEIAPGWQLQAGYTHKIVRDDKDLKISTFEPEDQVKLYTTYKLKGDLDKLTVGGGVRWQSVGWQDIYNNPHGGYEEFSQEAYWLVDLMTRYQVTKNLSATLNVNNIFDKSYYTNIGFYNSAAYGEPRNFMVTTRWDF; encoded by the coding sequence ATGCACACCCCTTCCTACCCGCGTGGGCGCTTTGGCCTGCTCAGAAGCGCACCGTTTTCCCTGGCAATGCTCGCCGCCACCGTTGGCGCCTTGCACATCAACCTGGCCCAGGCGGATACGCCAAGCACTGCCGCCCAGGCTTACAACATTCCCGCCGGGCCACTGGGCAATTCGCTCAACCGCTTTGCCCAGCAGGCGGGCGTGGCGATTGTGTTCCAGTCCCGGGAACTGGAAGGCCTCAAGGGCCCGGGTTTGCAAGGCAACTACGGCATCCAGGATGGTTTCGACCGGTTGCTGCAAGGCAGCGGCTACATCGCGGTAAAGGGCAACCAAGTATATGCACTGCAACCCACGCCCGCTGCCAGCGACGGCACCATGGAGCTGGGCCCGACCCAGGTCACCGGCAATCAGTTGGGTAACGTCACTGAAGACAGCGGCTCGTACACGCCCGGCAGCATCGCCACCGCCACGCGCCTGGTGCTGACCCCCAAGGAAACCCCGCAGTCCGTCAGCGTTGTTACGCGCCAGCACATGGATGACTTCGGCCTGAACAACGTCGACGACGTGATGCGCCACACCCCGGGCATCACCGTGTCGGCCTTCGACAGCGAACGCAGCAACTACTACGCCCGTGGTTTTTCGATCAATAACTTCCAGTACGACGGCATTCCTTCGACGGCGCGCAACGTTGCCTATTCGGCGGGCAACACCCTCAGCGACATGGCGATCTATGACCGTGTCGAAGTGCTCAAGGGCGCCACCGGCCTGCTCACCGGCGCCGGCTCCCTGGGCGCGACGATCAACCTGGTGCGCAAGAAGCCCACCGCTGACTTCCAGGGGCACGCCACCCTCGGCGCCGGTTCCTGGGACAACTATCGCAGCGAACTGGACGTCAGCGGCCCGCTGACCGAGAGCGGCAATGTGCGCGGCCGGGCGGTCGCCGCCTACCAGGACAAGCATTCGTTCATGGACCACTACTCGCGCAAGAGCCCGACGTACTACGGCATCATGGAGTTCGACCTGTCACCGGATACCCTGCTGACCGTCGGCGGCGATTACCAGGACACGTTGCCCAAGGGCTCTTCCTGGTCAGGCAGCTTCCCGCTGATCAACTCCAAGGGCGAGCGCAACAAGGTCAAGCGCTCGTTCAACAACGCCGCCGAATGGAGCAGTTGGGAGCAATACACCCGCACCGTGTTCGCCATGCTCGAACATGACCTGGGTGACGGCTGGGTGACCAAGCTGCAACTGGACCACAAGATCAACGGTTACCACGCGCTGATGGGCTCGATCCAGGGCGACCAGCCACAGCCGGACGGCACCGCACAGTTGACCTCGGGCAAATACACCGGGGAAACGGTCAGCGATTCCGCCGACCTGTACGTCAGTGGCCCGTTCAGCCTGGGCGGCCGCGAACATGAACTGGTGCTGGGCGGATCCATCAGCGCCTCGCAGTGGAAAGGTAAAGGCTATTGGAACCTCAGCCCCAACATCGTCGACTTCAATCACTGGCATGGCCACGCGACCCTCCCGGACTGGGGTAACGCCCAATCCCTGACCGACGACACCGTGCGCCAGACCGGCGCCTATGTGACCACGCGCCTGAATCTGGCCGATGACCTGAAGCTGCTGCTCGGCGGTCGGGTGGTCAATTACCAGGTCACCGGCTACAACCCCAACTATCGTGAATCCGGGCGCTTCGTGCCGTATGTCGGTGCTGTCTACGACCTGAACGACACCTACTCGGTGTATGCCAGCTATACCGATATCTTCATGCCCCAGGAAAACTACAACCGCGACCGCGATAACAAGCTGCTTGAGCCCGATGAAGGCCAGAACTGGGAATTGGGGGTGAAAGCCGACTTCCTCGACGGCCGGGTAAACGCCAGCGCGGCGTACTTTGAAATCCACGAGTCCAATCGTGCGCTGTCCGATGATGAGTACAACAACCAGACGCCAATCCCGTCCAACTACGCCTATAAAAGCAGCAAGGCGGTGACCAAGGGCTACGAAGTGGAAATGTCCGGCGAGATTGCCCCTGGCTGGCAATTGCAAGCGGGCTATACCCACAAGATCGTGCGCGATGACAAAGACTTGAAGATTTCCACGTTCGAGCCAGAAGACCAGGTCAAGCTGTACACCACCTACAAACTCAAGGGCGACCTCGACAAATTGACCGTCGGCGGCGGCGTGCGCTGGCAGAGCGTGGGCTGGCAGGATATCTACAACAACCCACATGGCGGGTATGAGGAGTTCTCCCAGGAAGCCTACTGGCTGGTTGACCTGATGACCCGCTACCAGGTCACCAAGAACCTCTCGGCGACGCTGAACGTCAATAACATCTTCGACAAGTCCTACTACACCAATATCGGCTTCTATAACTCTGCCGCCTACGGTGAACCGCGCAACTTCATGGTCACCACGCGCTGGGATTTTTAA